One genomic region from Mycobacterium basiliense encodes:
- the mrx1 gene encoding mycoredoxin Mrx1, protein MTNAALTIYTTSWCGYCLRLKTALNAEGISYHEVDIERDPAAGEFVSSVNRGNKTVPTVKFGDGSTLTNPSVGEVKAKMTQHSG, encoded by the coding sequence ATGACCAACGCTGCGCTCACCATCTACACGACGTCATGGTGTGGCTACTGCCTTCGGCTCAAGACCGCGCTCAATGCCGAGGGGATCTCCTACCACGAGGTCGATATCGAACGAGACCCGGCAGCTGGAGAATTCGTCAGCTCGGTCAACCGCGGCAACAAAACCGTTCCGACGGTGAAGTTCGGCGACGGGTCGACGCTGACCAACCCGAGCGTTGGTGAGGTCAAAGCGAAAATGACACAGCACAGCGGCTAA